The Streptomyces bacillaris sequence TCGCGGCGCTTTTGGAAGTGGCCGAGGCCGGTGACGACATCGGCTGGACCGTGTCGGTGGACTCCACGGTCTGCCGGGCCCACCAGCACGCCGCCGGAGCCAGGAAAAAGGGGTTCCGGATCGGGCTGAGCCAGACGACCACGCGCTCGGTCGTTCTCGCGGCGGCCTGAGTACGAAAGTCCACCTAGTCAGCGACAGTCATGCACGACCCCTTGTCCTCCGCGTCACCGCAGGCCAAGCAGGCGACGCCCCGGCCTTCGAGGCCGTCATGGCGGGCATCCGTGTTCCGCGAAGCGGACCCGGAAGACCGAAGACCCGACCAGATGCAGTCCTGGCGGACCGCGCGTATTCATCCCGCGCGATCCGAAGCCATCTCCGCCGGCGCGGGATCCGCGCCGTCATTCCCCAGCCGTCCGACCAGGTGGGCCACCGCCTGCGACGAGGCAGCGCCGGTGGCCGCCCACCCGCTTTCGACGCCGAAGCATACAAGCAGCGCAACGCGGTCGAGCGGTGCATCAACCGGTTCAAGCAGTGGCGCGGGCTGGCCATGCGAACCGACAAGCTCGCCATCGCCTACCAGGCCGCACTCCACCTCGCCGCCATCCTCATCTGGGCACGAAGATGACCTGACTCAGCAGGCGGGCCGGCCGGGACGGAAATGCCGCCCCACGCCGCTGCCCGTGCGCGAGGATGACCTCATGGACGACCTCGTCAGGTTCCTTCGGGACCGCAACATGGCGGACAACCACGCCTATGCCGAGGTGGCCCACCGCTTCGGCGGCGACGCCCTCCTCGACAGCCACCTGCCGATGCTCGACCTGGTCGACATGCTGGCCAGGCAATACGAAGCAATGGATCCGGCGGATGCACGCCACGCAGGTCTCGCGTACGCGCTCAACATGCTGGCGCAGTCGTACGCCGAGCACCCCGACTACCGCCAGGAGTGGCGTCCGTAGGCCCCATCAAGGAGACACGCTCTAGGTGTGTGGTTCGGACAGGTTGGTGCCGCGGCTGGCGGGTGTGTGGCCGCCGATTGCGGTGTGGGGTCGGTGGTAGTTGTACCAGTGGAGCCAGCGGGTGAATGCTTCCATCCGGTCCCGGTCTGAGGTGTAGGGCTTCTGGTAGGCCCATTCGTCGAGCAGGGTGCGGTGGAAGCGTTCGACCTTTCCGTTGGTCCGGGGCCGCCAGGGCCTGGTCCAGCGGGGCTGGATGTCCAGGTCTCGGCAGGTGTGGCGCCAGGTGTTCTTGCTGTAGGCCCAGGCGTTGTCGGTCAGGACCCGTTCGATGCGGATGCCCAGGGACGCGAAGTAGGCCGTGGCCCGGACGAGAAAGCCTGCGC is a genomic window containing:
- a CDS encoding IS5 family transposase (programmed frameshift), with amino-acid sequence MWDRIEPLMPADPVRGRRWADHRRTLEAIAWKYRTCSPWRALPDELGSFQTAHKRLLRWAVDGTWERILAALLEVAEAGDDIGWTVSVDSTVCRAHQHAAGARKKGFPDRAEPDDHALGRSRGGLSTKVHLVSDSHARPLVLRVTAGQAGDAPAFEAVMAGIRVPRSGPGRPKTRPDAVLADRAYSSRAIRSHLRRRGIRAVIPQPSDQVGHRLRRGSAGGRPPAFDAEAYKQRNAVERCINRFKQWRGLAMRTDKLAIAYQAALHLAAILIWARR
- a CDS encoding DUF6221 family protein; the encoded protein is MDDLVRFLRDRNMADNHAYAEVAHRFGGDALLDSHLPMLDLVDMLARQYEAMDPADARHAGLAYALNMLAQSYAEHPDYRQEWRP